A section of the Hevea brasiliensis isolate MT/VB/25A 57/8 chromosome 17, ASM3005281v1, whole genome shotgun sequence genome encodes:
- the LOC110641995 gene encoding small polypeptide DEVIL 4-like, with protein MKMSSATMGSSKRRISSRGLGAALREQRARLYIIRRCVVMLLCWHD; from the coding sequence ATGAAGATGAGCAGTGCTACCATGGGAAGCTCAAAGAGAAGGATTTCTAGCAGAGGTCTCGGAGCTGCCCTTAGAGAGCAAAGGGCTAGGCTTTATATTATAAGGAGATGTGTGGTCATGCTCCTTTGTTGGCATGACTAG
- the LOC110641997 gene encoding probable galacturonosyltransferase-like 3 produces MPPKFRPLFFTILLLATAATISAHSLSNALSFEHLSLFREAPAFRNGRECPQVTWSSIVNGQSHEDPSSIIHIAMTLDSTYLRGSVAGVLSVLQHAACPENFVFHFIATHRRAELRRTITMTFPYLNFHLYHFDADLVKGKISSSIRRALDQPLNYARFYLADLLPTSVRRIIYFDSDLIVVDDVAKLWNINLGAHVLGAPEYCHANFTNYFNSRFWSNPASAASFRGRKPCYFNTGVMVIDLLKWRDGKYTQKLEYWMRIQKKYRIYDLGSLPPFLLVFAGNVEGVEHRWNQHGLGGDNLHGLCRALHPGPASLLHWSGKGKPWLRIDSKRPCPLDLLWAPYDLYRHSLLFSDS; encoded by the coding sequence ATGCCTCCAAAATTCCGGCCACTCTTCTTCACCATTCTTCTTCTGGCCACCGCCGCCACCATTTCCGCACACAGTTTATCAAATGCTCTGTCGTTTGAGCACCTCTCTTTGTTTCGAGAAGCGCCGGCGTTTCGAAACGGCCGGGAATGTCCCCAGGTCACTTGGTCATCCATCGTCAACGGTCAGTCCCACGAGGACCCTTCTTCGATTATCCACATTGCCATGACTCTCGATTCCACCTACCTCCGTGGCTCCGTGGCCGGCGTCTTATCCGTGTTGCAGCATGCTGCTTGCCCTGAGAACTTCGTCTTTCATTTCATCGCCACGCACCGCCGCGCTGAGCTCCGCCGCACGATAACTATGACTTTTCCCTACCTCAATTTCCACCTCTATCACTTCGACGCCGATTTAGTCAAAGGAAAGATCTCTTCCTCCATACGCCGGGCTCTGGATCAGCCGTTGAATTACGCGAGATTTTACCTTGCCGATCTATTACCCACCAGTGTACGCAGGATTATATACTTCGATTCTGATCTAATCGTGGTTGATGACGTGGCTAAATTATGGAACATCAATTTGGGCGCTCACGTTCTGGGTGCACCCGAGTACTGTCACGCTAACTTCACGAACTACTTCAATTCCCGATTTTGGTCTAACCCGGCGTCTGCAGCGTCGTTTAGAGGGAGGAAGCCTTGCTATTTTAACACAGGGGTGATGGTGATAGACCTGTTGAAATGGAGAGATGGGAAGTATACACAGAAACTGGAATACTGGATGAGGATACAAAAGAAGTATAGAATCTATGATTTGGGTTCTTTGCCGCCGTTCTTGCTTGTCTTCGCTGGGAATGTGGAAGGGGTCGAGCATAGATGGAACCAACATGGGCTTGGTGGCGATAATCTTCATGGGTTGTGTAGAGCTCTACATCCTGGTCCTGCTAGCTTGCTCCATTGGAGCGGGAAGGGTAAGCCTTGGCTTAGAATCGACTCCAAAAGACCATGTCCCTTGGATTTACTGTGGGCTCCTTACGATCTTTATCGTCATTCTTTACTGTTCTCTGACAGTTGA